A region of Methyloversatilis discipulorum DNA encodes the following proteins:
- a CDS encoding DNA-3-methyladenine glycosylase I gives MNAATARCTWCGQDPLYVDYHDSEWGVPVRDERELFERLILEGAQAGLAWITILRKRDGYRRAFAGFDAQQIARYDDDDRARLMADAGIVRNRLKIDATIGNARALLALHERGGSLSDLLWDAVGGQPMVNHWRRHGDCPASTPLSDQLSKELARLGFRFVGSTIVYAWMQSVGVVNDHLVDCFRHRELIRPLD, from the coding sequence ATGAACGCGGCGACCGCTCGTTGCACCTGGTGCGGGCAGGACCCGCTCTACGTTGACTACCACGACAGCGAGTGGGGCGTACCGGTGCGCGACGAGCGCGAACTGTTCGAGCGCCTGATCCTGGAAGGAGCGCAGGCCGGACTGGCGTGGATCACGATACTGCGCAAGCGCGACGGCTACCGGCGCGCCTTCGCCGGTTTCGATGCGCAGCAGATCGCCCGCTATGACGATGATGACCGGGCGCGGCTGATGGCCGACGCCGGCATCGTGCGCAACCGGCTCAAGATCGACGCCACGATAGGCAACGCACGCGCCCTGCTGGCACTGCACGAACGCGGCGGGTCACTGAGCGATCTGCTGTGGGACGCCGTCGGCGGACAGCCGATGGTGAATCACTGGCGACGGCACGGCGACTGTCCGGCCAGCACGCCGCTGTCCGACCAGCTGTCGAAGGAACTGGCGCGCCTGGGCTTCCGCTTCGTCGGCAGCACCATTGTCTATGCGTGGATGCAGTCGGTCGGCGTGGTGAACGACCATCTGGTCGACTGCTTCCGCCACCGCGAACTGATCCGTCCGCTGGACTGA
- the nadC gene encoding carboxylating nicotinate-nucleotide diphosphorylase yields the protein MRENDQLSIEIQRNVSQALAEDVGTGDLTARLIPAGRAATGMVTAREEAVLCGRDWFEACLRALDPKATVAWHVAEGEWVEPDQKLCEILSETRALLTAERAALNFVQLLSATATITRRFVDAIAGTSARIVDTRKTLPGLRLAQKYAVTVGGGLNHRMGLYDGILIKENHIMAAGGIRPVLARARGIAPSNAFIQIEVETLAQLGEALDAGATMVLLDNMSIEQMREAVAINAGRAELEASGGVNLDRVRAIAETGVDRISIGVLTKNVRAIDLSLRHVER from the coding sequence ATGCGGGAAAACGATCAGCTGTCCATCGAAATACAACGCAACGTGTCGCAGGCGCTGGCCGAAGATGTCGGCACCGGCGACCTGACAGCACGGCTGATCCCGGCCGGGCGTGCTGCCACCGGCATGGTGACGGCGCGCGAAGAAGCGGTGCTGTGCGGCCGCGACTGGTTCGAGGCCTGCCTGCGCGCACTCGACCCGAAGGCGACCGTCGCCTGGCACGTGGCGGAAGGCGAGTGGGTCGAGCCGGACCAGAAGCTGTGTGAAATCCTGTCGGAAACCCGCGCCCTGCTGACCGCCGAGCGTGCGGCGCTGAACTTCGTCCAGCTGCTGTCGGCCACGGCCACCATTACGCGTCGCTTCGTAGACGCCATCGCCGGCACCTCGGCACGCATCGTCGACACCCGCAAGACCCTGCCCGGCCTGCGCCTGGCGCAGAAGTACGCGGTCACCGTCGGCGGCGGCCTGAACCACCGCATGGGCCTGTACGACGGCATCCTGATCAAGGAAAACCACATCATGGCCGCCGGCGGCATCCGCCCGGTGCTGGCGCGCGCACGCGGCATCGCACCGTCGAATGCCTTCATCCAGATCGAGGTCGAAACGCTGGCCCAGCTGGGCGAGGCGCTCGACGCCGGCGCCACCATGGTGCTGCTCGACAACATGTCCATCGAACAAATGCGCGAAGCGGTCGCCATCAACGCCGGCCGTGCCGAACTCGAAGCGTCCGGCGGCGTGAACCTCGACCGCGTGCGGGCCATCGCCGAAACCGGCGTCGACCGCATCTCCATCGGCGTCCTGACCAAGAACGTCCGCGCCATCGACCTCTCACTTCGCCACGTCGAACGCTGA
- a CDS encoding putative bifunctional diguanylate cyclase/phosphodiesterase yields the protein MTGQYHPLLVALSLLVAVMAAWSALDLSQRIHSTDRRAARIWLFSGALVLGTGIWSVNFVGMLAYALPMQTGFDLIITVQSWLTSVGISLLALLGASRLAPAQRLRAPLALVVGAGVVMVFHLALSAMRIEPAVGYRPGLLALAVLLAWVLAVATARALLRMRALDGRALYLFKVLASMAMGLVLCAVHYICMAATRFEANAVSLAKHEIDPTWLGLTIAVAAIGFTWIGSVAALFDARMEHRTRQLAMRLKAANSELMHAALHDPLTDLPNRVNFDAALAEAAERVRGRGARLAVLFVDLDGFKPVNDVLGHHVGDEVLKCVARRLRNGLREGDLVARIGGDEFVMLSEGAIDAEGAGRLAQRLVDAASQPMLIGTHEIQVSASVGVALFPDDGDENRVLVCADTAMYAAKHAGRNTWRLYCEDMDGGGADILGMQRAIRRALDNDEFVLHYQPKVSAVDGELRGVEALIRWQDPERGMVPPVEFIPVAERFGLINAIGFWTLREACGQIRSWMHAGRRIPVAVNLSPQQFRQPDLVERVRACIDEFDIDPGLLALEITESVVMESSTSVRRVLEELKAMGVTLSIDDFGTGYSCLAYLCRLPARQLKIDRTFVIDMDHVTEARHVVEAVIRLAHSLRMEVVAEGVERSEQVIALRALGCDLIQGYYFSRPVPAGEIEALLQSRQLGELSNRARSLGEGLQADAANTPQPLELAAG from the coding sequence ATGACGGGGCAATACCACCCGCTTCTGGTCGCGCTGTCACTGCTGGTGGCGGTGATGGCCGCCTGGTCAGCGCTCGATCTGTCGCAACGCATCCACAGCACCGACCGGCGCGCCGCGCGCATCTGGCTCTTTTCCGGTGCGCTGGTGCTCGGAACCGGCATCTGGTCGGTGAACTTCGTCGGCATGCTCGCCTACGCGCTGCCGATGCAGACCGGTTTCGACCTGATCATCACCGTGCAGTCCTGGCTGACGTCGGTCGGCATATCGCTGCTCGCACTGCTGGGCGCCAGTCGGCTGGCACCGGCGCAGCGGCTGCGCGCACCGCTGGCGCTGGTGGTCGGCGCCGGTGTCGTCATGGTGTTCCACCTTGCGTTGTCGGCGATGCGCATCGAACCCGCGGTCGGATACCGGCCGGGTCTGCTGGCGCTGGCCGTGCTGTTGGCCTGGGTACTGGCGGTGGCGACAGCCCGCGCGCTGCTGAGGATGCGTGCGCTCGATGGCCGCGCGCTCTATCTGTTCAAGGTGCTGGCGTCGATGGCGATGGGGCTCGTGTTGTGCGCAGTGCACTACATCTGCATGGCGGCCACCCGCTTCGAGGCGAACGCGGTCAGCCTGGCCAAGCACGAGATCGATCCGACCTGGCTGGGGCTGACCATCGCCGTCGCGGCCATCGGCTTCACCTGGATAGGCAGCGTCGCCGCGCTGTTCGATGCCCGCATGGAACATCGCACGCGGCAGCTCGCGATGCGTCTGAAGGCGGCCAACAGCGAACTGATGCACGCGGCGCTGCACGACCCGCTGACCGATCTGCCGAACCGTGTCAATTTCGACGCTGCGCTGGCCGAGGCGGCCGAGCGCGTGAGGGGGCGAGGGGCGCGACTGGCGGTGCTGTTCGTCGATCTCGATGGCTTCAAGCCGGTCAACGACGTGCTCGGTCACCACGTCGGCGACGAGGTGCTCAAGTGTGTCGCACGCCGGCTGCGCAACGGTCTGCGTGAGGGCGACCTGGTGGCCCGCATCGGCGGTGACGAGTTCGTCATGCTGTCCGAGGGCGCGATCGATGCCGAAGGTGCCGGCCGGCTGGCGCAGCGGCTGGTCGATGCCGCCAGCCAGCCGATGCTGATCGGCACCCATGAGATACAGGTGTCGGCGTCTGTCGGCGTCGCGCTGTTTCCCGACGACGGCGACGAGAATCGCGTGCTGGTCTGCGCCGACACCGCGATGTATGCCGCCAAGCACGCCGGCCGCAACACCTGGCGCCTGTACTGCGAGGACATGGATGGCGGTGGCGCCGACATCCTCGGCATGCAGCGCGCGATCCGCCGTGCGCTCGACAACGACGAGTTCGTGCTGCACTACCAGCCCAAGGTCAGTGCGGTCGATGGCGAGTTGCGTGGCGTCGAGGCGCTGATCCGCTGGCAGGACCCGGAGCGCGGCATGGTGCCGCCGGTCGAATTCATCCCGGTGGCCGAGCGCTTCGGGCTGATCAACGCAATCGGCTTCTGGACGCTGCGCGAAGCCTGCGGCCAGATCCGCAGCTGGATGCACGCCGGCCGGCGCATACCGGTGGCGGTGAATCTGTCGCCGCAGCAGTTCCGGCAGCCGGACCTGGTCGAGCGCGTGCGCGCCTGCATCGACGAATTCGACATCGATCCTGGCCTGCTGGCGCTGGAAATCACCGAGTCGGTGGTGATGGAAAGTTCGACCAGCGTGCGTCGCGTGCTCGAAGAACTGAAGGCCATGGGCGTCACGCTGTCGATCGACGACTTCGGCACCGGCTATTCCTGCCTCGCCTATCTGTGCCGACTGCCGGCACGTCAGCTCAAGATAGACCGCACCTTCGTCATCGACATGGACCACGTCACCGAGGCGCGCCACGTGGTCGAGGCGGTCATCCGCCTTGCGCACTCGCTGCGCATGGAGGTGGTGGCCGAGGGCGTCGAGCGCTCGGAGCAGGTGATCGCGCTGCGCGCGCTCGGCTGCGACCTGATACAGGGCTATTACTTCTCACGGCCAGTGCCGGCGGGCGAGATCGAGGCGCTGCTGCAGAGCCGGCAGCTGGGCGAGCTGTCGAACCGGGCACGCAGCCTGGGCGAGGGCTTGCAGGCCGACGCGGCCAACACGCCGCAGCCGCTCGAACTGGCCGCCGGTTGA
- a CDS encoding DMT family transporter, whose amino-acid sequence MPICRKSAISTSDRRHPLIGVAFMLAALFCFAVLDTTGKYLSQRYPVGVLVWARYLVPAIVLGAVLWPRMRRDLLATPRWRLQMLRAALLAGVSFLIMGGLKTIPMAEGTSLFFVTPLIVTLLAGPVLGERVTAANWLLALFGFSGVLLIARPDGHLPLLPVLMLLGGSLLYALYQLATRKLAPTERPLTTLYYTAVVGATLSSLALPAAAHSELPGPVDALLVVSLGVSGMAGHFLLIRAMAFAPASVLSPLIYVQLVWATLMGWLVFGDLPGASAVGGAGLIVVCGLASAWLAHRR is encoded by the coding sequence GTGCCGATCTGCAGGAAGTCGGCCATATCCACCTCTGACCGCAGGCATCCGCTGATCGGCGTGGCCTTCATGCTGGCCGCTCTGTTCTGTTTCGCCGTGCTGGACACCACCGGCAAATACCTGTCGCAGCGCTACCCGGTCGGCGTACTGGTGTGGGCGCGCTACCTGGTGCCCGCCATCGTGCTCGGTGCGGTGCTGTGGCCGCGCATGCGCCGCGACCTGCTGGCAACGCCGCGCTGGCGGCTGCAGATGCTGCGCGCCGCACTGCTGGCGGGCGTGTCCTTCCTGATCATGGGCGGGCTGAAGACGATACCGATGGCCGAAGGCACCTCGCTGTTCTTCGTCACGCCGCTGATCGTGACGCTGCTCGCCGGGCCGGTGCTGGGCGAACGGGTGACGGCCGCCAACTGGCTGCTGGCGCTGTTCGGCTTTTCCGGTGTGCTGCTGATCGCGCGTCCGGACGGTCATCTGCCGCTGCTTCCGGTACTGATGCTGCTCGGCGGCTCGCTGCTGTATGCCTTGTACCAGCTGGCGACGCGCAAGCTGGCGCCGACCGAGCGGCCTTTGACCACGCTCTATTACACGGCTGTGGTCGGCGCAACGCTGTCCTCGCTGGCGCTGCCGGCGGCCGCGCACAGCGAACTGCCGGGGCCGGTCGACGCGCTGCTGGTGGTGTCGCTGGGCGTGTCCGGCATGGCCGGCCACTTCCTGCTGATACGCGCGATGGCTTTCGCGCCGGCGTCGGTGCTCAGCCCGCTCATTTACGTGCAACTGGTGTGGGCGACGCTGATGGGCTGGCTGGTGTTCGGCGACCTGCCAGGCGCCAGCGCCGTCGGCGGCGCCGGCCTCATCGTCGTCTGCGGACTGGCCAGTGCCTGGCTGGCCCACCGGCGCTGA
- a CDS encoding bifunctional ADP-dependent NAD(P)H-hydrate dehydratase/NAD(P)H-hydrate epimerase — protein sequence MPTPKTLNTSSLTALYNADALRRIERHYAPASSPRLMERAGATGAAKVMQILGGRHGRVLVMCGPGNNGGDGFVLARQLRQTGFDVVVAYQGDEHPQASDAVSAWASWRATGGVTVPRLPRGDFSIVVDALYGIGLTRPIEGEHAAWIDAVNDMDCPVLAIDVPSGLNADTGAVLGRAVRASHTATMIALKPGLLTLDGPDHCGELSVHDLGLDCAAVVQPSGWQVGRGLFDHLLRPRARNSHKGTHGNAVLVGGARGMAGAALLAGRAALKVGAGRVYVGMLDHAALPLDPEQPELMIRTPAEVLTGDLATCVAIGPGLGQSPAALDLMRDAVQSPATLVLDADALNLLSQHADLEKALIDRGAATLLTPHPMEAARLLGSTTARVQHDRIAAAREMARRFRASVVLKGCGSVLALPDGRWFINTTGNPGMASAGMGDVLTGLIAGLLAQGWPADLALIGGVHLHGLAGDRLVALGKGPNGLTAGEVIESARAAFNALIAGADLQEVGHIHL from the coding sequence ATGCCCACCCCGAAAACCCTCAACACCTCATCGCTGACGGCGCTGTACAACGCCGACGCGCTGCGACGTATCGAGCGCCACTACGCGCCCGCCAGTTCGCCGCGCCTGATGGAGCGCGCCGGTGCCACCGGTGCGGCCAAGGTGATGCAGATCCTCGGCGGGCGCCACGGTCGCGTGCTGGTCATGTGCGGTCCCGGCAACAACGGCGGCGACGGCTTCGTGCTGGCGCGCCAGCTGCGGCAGACTGGCTTCGACGTGGTCGTCGCCTACCAGGGCGACGAGCACCCGCAGGCGAGCGACGCGGTGTCGGCCTGGGCGTCGTGGCGCGCCACCGGCGGCGTCACCGTGCCGCGTCTGCCGCGCGGCGACTTCTCCATCGTCGTCGATGCGCTGTACGGTATCGGCCTGACGCGCCCGATCGAGGGCGAACACGCAGCCTGGATAGACGCGGTCAACGACATGGACTGCCCGGTGCTCGCCATCGACGTGCCCAGCGGCCTGAATGCCGACACTGGCGCCGTGCTCGGCCGCGCGGTCCGCGCCTCGCACACCGCCACGATGATTGCGCTCAAGCCCGGTCTGCTGACGCTGGACGGCCCCGACCACTGCGGCGAGCTGTCGGTGCACGACCTCGGGCTCGACTGCGCTGCCGTCGTACAGCCCTCGGGCTGGCAGGTCGGCCGCGGCCTGTTCGATCACCTGCTGCGACCACGCGCGCGCAACAGCCACAAGGGCACGCACGGCAACGCGGTACTGGTTGGCGGCGCACGCGGCATGGCCGGCGCCGCGCTGCTGGCCGGGCGTGCCGCGCTGAAGGTGGGCGCCGGTCGCGTCTATGTCGGCATGCTCGACCACGCCGCACTGCCGCTCGACCCGGAACAGCCGGAACTGATGATCCGCACACCGGCGGAAGTACTGACCGGCGACCTCGCCACCTGCGTGGCGATCGGCCCCGGCCTCGGCCAGAGCCCGGCCGCACTCGACCTGATGCGCGACGCGGTGCAGTCGCCGGCCACGCTGGTGCTCGACGCCGACGCGCTGAACCTGCTGTCGCAGCACGCGGATCTCGAAAAGGCGCTGATCGACCGGGGCGCCGCAACACTGCTGACGCCGCACCCGATGGAAGCCGCCCGTCTGCTCGGCAGCACGACCGCCAGGGTGCAGCACGACCGCATCGCTGCGGCACGCGAGATGGCGCGCCGCTTCCGCGCCTCGGTCGTGCTGAAGGGCTGTGGCAGCGTGCTGGCGCTGCCGGACGGACGCTGGTTCATCAACACAACGGGCAATCCGGGCATGGCGTCGGCCGGCATGGGCGACGTACTGACCGGCCTGATCGCCGGCCTGCTGGCCCAGGGCTGGCCGGCCGACCTCGCGCTGATCGGCGGCGTGCACCTGCACGGACTGGCCGGCGACCGTCTGGTCGCACTTGGCAAGGGTCCGAACGGCCTGACCGCCGGCGAGGTGATCGAATCGGCCCGCGCCGCCTTCAACGCACTGATCGCCGGTGCCGATCTGCAGGAAGTCGGCCATATCCACCTCTGA
- a CDS encoding putative bifunctional diguanylate cyclase/phosphodiesterase, giving the protein MRTTGIASASTASISSRLNRWLDDVIGTANADAHLAARIRAQQLRSVLRFAPLTLTANLFNALLIVVVFWDSEPPWVLLLWLAALTVAMRSTLRAWRRDQASPPVRASERAIRRAVLHAGVLALLWSVPSLLFFTRAEADSALLVTLISGGMMCAGSFVLANVPRAAVLYVLLLCASSSLAFVIDHPVRNLDLVVLMNFYAALALACAIASARTFGARLLAEAEAERQKQLVGLLLHDFEAHSSDWLWDTDRNGFLQHVSARLAETFGRPLDELRAQPFIELFAQGGRDMNDTERDALSALAAHLMQPVPFRDVQVALVVGGERRWWALTAKPLFDEGGHHAGWRGVCSDITDSRRAALEMSTLANFDSLTGLANRHHFRNQLAAIRPAGSEEARPCALYFFDLDDFKNVNDSLGHAAGDRVLQLVSQRLQERIRAGDVLSRLGGDEFALICWGCRTPECAAELAQCLLDTFSSPVVIDGVSVQIGSSIGIALAPQHGGDPDALLKNADMALYAAKAAGRNTWRFFEQDMDERARRRLSMHSDLLGALERDEFELHYQPQIHMRSGRVAGFEALIRWRHPQRGLVSPGEFIPLAEETGLIVPIGRWALEQACQAAVRWPDDMHVAVNVSAVQFARGAVVEVVQDALTQSGLAPDRLEIEVTESLLIHDSAAARDTLSALRVLGIGIALDDFGTGYSSLAYLRSFPMTKLKIDRSFVTSLNSEEGGGAIVRAIINLADALRLDTTAEGVETAAEWAALAGKDCTYAQGYLMSRPLPEAQIAAFIDGWRGLDAIQGEPDRPLRAVG; this is encoded by the coding sequence ATGCGCACAACCGGAATCGCCTCGGCGAGCACCGCGAGCATCTCGTCGCGGCTGAACCGCTGGCTGGACGACGTCATCGGCACCGCCAATGCCGATGCGCATCTGGCCGCCCGCATCCGCGCGCAGCAACTGCGCTCGGTGCTCCGGTTCGCGCCGCTCACGCTGACCGCCAATCTGTTCAATGCGCTGCTCATCGTGGTCGTGTTCTGGGACAGCGAACCGCCGTGGGTGCTGCTGCTGTGGCTCGCTGCTCTGACCGTCGCGATGCGCTCGACGCTGCGCGCCTGGCGCCGCGACCAGGCCTCGCCGCCGGTGCGGGCGTCCGAACGCGCCATACGCCGCGCCGTGCTGCACGCCGGCGTGCTGGCACTGCTGTGGTCGGTGCCGTCGCTGCTGTTCTTCACCCGCGCCGAGGCCGACAGCGCGCTGCTGGTGACGCTGATTTCCGGCGGCATGATGTGCGCCGGCAGCTTCGTACTCGCCAACGTTCCCCGCGCAGCCGTGCTCTATGTGCTGCTGCTGTGCGCCTCCAGTTCGCTCGCCTTCGTCATCGACCACCCGGTACGCAACCTCGATCTCGTGGTGCTGATGAATTTCTATGCCGCGCTGGCGCTTGCCTGCGCCATCGCCAGCGCCCGCACCTTCGGCGCTCGACTGCTGGCCGAAGCCGAGGCGGAGCGGCAGAAGCAGCTGGTCGGCCTGCTGCTGCACGACTTCGAGGCGCATTCGAGCGACTGGTTGTGGGACACCGACCGCAACGGCTTCCTGCAGCACGTGTCGGCGCGGTTGGCCGAAACCTTCGGTCGCCCGCTCGACGAATTGCGCGCGCAGCCCTTCATCGAGCTGTTCGCCCAGGGTGGCCGCGACATGAACGACACCGAGCGCGATGCGCTGAGCGCGCTGGCCGCGCATCTGATGCAGCCGGTGCCTTTCCGCGACGTGCAGGTCGCGCTGGTGGTCGGGGGCGAGCGACGCTGGTGGGCGCTCACCGCCAAACCGCTGTTCGACGAGGGCGGACATCACGCCGGCTGGCGTGGCGTGTGCTCCGACATCACCGACAGCCGTCGCGCCGCGCTCGAAATGTCGACGCTGGCCAATTTCGATTCGCTGACCGGGCTGGCCAACCGGCACCACTTCCGCAACCAGCTGGCGGCCATTCGTCCGGCCGGTTCGGAGGAGGCGCGGCCGTGCGCGCTGTACTTCTTCGATCTGGACGATTTCAAGAACGTGAACGATTCGCTCGGCCATGCCGCCGGCGACCGTGTGCTGCAACTGGTGTCGCAGCGCCTGCAGGAGCGCATCCGCGCCGGCGACGTGCTGTCGCGACTGGGCGGCGACGAATTCGCGCTGATCTGCTGGGGCTGCCGCACACCGGAGTGCGCAGCGGAACTGGCGCAGTGCCTGCTCGATACCTTCTCCTCGCCGGTCGTGATCGACGGCGTCAGCGTGCAGATCGGCAGCAGCATCGGCATCGCGCTGGCGCCGCAGCACGGCGGCGATCCCGATGCCTTGCTGAAGAATGCCGACATGGCGCTGTACGCGGCCAAGGCCGCCGGACGCAACACCTGGCGCTTCTTCGAACAGGACATGGACGAGCGCGCACGCCGTCGCCTGAGCATGCACAGCGACCTGCTCGGCGCGCTGGAACGTGACGAATTCGAACTGCACTACCAGCCGCAGATCCACATGCGCAGTGGTCGCGTCGCCGGATTCGAGGCGCTGATCCGCTGGCGCCATCCGCAGCGCGGTCTGGTGTCGCCGGGCGAATTCATTCCGCTTGCGGAAGAAACCGGCCTCATCGTGCCGATCGGCCGCTGGGCGCTGGAGCAGGCCTGTCAGGCGGCCGTGCGCTGGCCGGACGACATGCATGTGGCGGTGAACGTGTCCGCCGTCCAGTTCGCGCGCGGCGCGGTGGTCGAGGTGGTGCAGGATGCGCTGACGCAGAGCGGCCTGGCACCGGACCGGCTGGAGATCGAGGTGACCGAGTCGCTGCTGATCCACGACAGCGCAGCGGCACGCGACACGCTGAGTGCGCTGCGTGTGCTGGGCATCGGCATCGCGCTCGACGACTTCGGCACCGGCTATTCGTCGCTGGCCTATCTGCGCAGCTTCCCGATGACCAAGCTGAAGATAGACCGCTCCTTCGTCACCAGCCTGAACAGCGAGGAGGGTGGCGGCGCCATTGTGCGTGCCATCATCAACCTGGCCGACGCCTTGCGCCTGGATACCACCGCCGAGGGCGTCGAAACCGCGGCCGAGTGGGCTGCGCTGGCCGGCAAGGACTGCACCTATGCGCAGGGCTACCTGATGTCGCGCCCGCTGCCGGAAGCGCAGATCGCCGCTTTCATCGACGGCTGGCGCGGGCTGGACGCCATACAGGGCGAGCCGGACAGACCGCTGCGCGCAGTCGGCTGA